The window TCTGGAGAAGGAGGAAATACCATGAATATTCTGCAACGCATTAAAGACGGTGCCAGCCGGGTGAGTGAAAAAGCGCAAAGCTCGGTGGAAATAGGTAAGCTGAACGGGCATATTTCCGATATTGAACGCGAGATGGAACTTGAATTTATGAAAATGGGCAAGCTTTTCTATGACGGGTACCGTGCAAGGGATCTATCGGTGGCCGAAGGGAAAATGGTGGAGCTGTCTAAGCTCTGTCTAAAACACCAGGAGCAGATTGATGAACTGCGCTTCAAGATCGCTGAGCTCAAAAATGAACGGCTGTGCGTATGCGGCAATGTGGTCGCGCTGGATGCGAATTTCTGTCCGAAATGCGGACATAGGCTCGAGGCCCCGGCTCCCAAAAAAGAAGCACCGGCCGTAACGATCCGTACGATTCATGATGATGAGGAAGATCAATATTATGGTGAAGACGAACTGACCGAGGAAGAAAAGGAATTAGCGCTGAGAACAGAGCAGCGGACCGAACACCGGGCCGTGTACACCGAAGTGCTGCATGACGACGAGGAGCTTGAGGCGGGGGGGTATGCCGGCCAGACCCATGACAGTGAGCGGGGCCGCCGGGAAGCTGACGAGCTGGAGCGGGAGCGGGAAAGACAGCTTGAGCTGGACCGCCGCATCCGGGATTGGAAGGCCGGGGAGCACTCGGAGGAAGCAGCGGCAGTCAGCGAAGGAACCGTCCGGGATATCGTCAAATGCCAAATTTGCCGGGCAGACTTACCTAAAGGCTCGATGTGGTGCCCGCGCTGCGGTTCCGAACAAATTTAGCAACAGAATACTTAGATTCACCGACTAAAGCTTGTAGCGTATTAGGAGGACAACATAGATGGAACAGTTGCTGCTGCATCTGCGCAATTTGGGATTCACGGAAATGGAATCCAAAATTATGGTCGAGCTGGCTACCAAAGGCGAGGCTTCGGGCTACGAAGTGGCAAAGCAGCTAGGAGTATCAAGATCGAATGTCTACGCGGCGCTTCAGCGTCTGACGCAGCAAGGATATGTAAGATGCGGAGAAGGAGAGCCTGCACGTTACAGCGTGCTGGATCCGGAAGAGCTGGCGACCATGATCTCCGGCCGGGTACAGGCTTCACTGGCCTATATGGAGAGTGAAATGCCGCGAGGCGGTCCGGTCAGCCCTTCGTTCTATAATATTGAGGGCGACCGTAACATGCTGGGGGCGCTGATCCGCCAGCTGAATTTGGCCGAGAAGGAAATTGTGGTGGATGTGTGGCGGGAGGAGGCTTCCCTGTTGCGTAATGAATTGGAACAGGCAGAGCTGCGTGGAGTGAAGCTGCTGTGGGCCTTTGACGGCGGCAATGCGGCCCCGGCCCCTTATCCGGTCTGGCCGCCACTGGGCGGGAAGCCGCGCAGAGGCGGAGGGCGGAAATTCTCGTTCGTCATTGACCGGAGCTGGTGCATGCTGGGCATGCGTTATGAGGACGGTACGGCCCAGGCGGTAGTGACCGAGCATGAGGTGCTGATTGAGCTGCTCCTGAACCACTTTTCACAGGAAATGGTGCTGTTCGAGCTGGAGGAAGATATGGGACCTGAGCTGACAAAACGCTATGGTGAACGTTACAGCCGCATTTACAGCAAATATGTGATGCATGATAAGGATACGGATGAGCCCGGGAAGGATCAAGCAGAGTAGCTCCGGGCGGCGCAGCCGACACTAAACGGGGAGGTGAAAAGCGTGGAATGTATTGTTCATTTTGATGTGCAGCATCCCGAAGGCTCCAAGTCACTGCGGGGTCTGCTGTTTCTGGAGGAAGGTCAAACCCCGGGGGAAAAAGAGCTGATCGACATGTTCAAGGACATGAAATTCGATGTGCGTCTGGAAGACCGTGAGAAGCTGATCTTCAAGCCGGTGAATCCGGCCGAGAAGTATTCGGAAATCCGGATCACAGGCTATGACGGGGGCAAGACAGGCAGCAAAGAGGATCATGACCTGAAGTCTATCGTTGGTAATCTGCTTCCGCAGAAGCCGACCGGACTGTAGAAGAAGGGACGCCAGGGTCCATTTGAATCGGAGGAGAAAAGAGGGAGCACGAATGGAATTGTTGAGACAGAAGGTCATTAATGAAGGTATTGTTCTCGGTCAAGGTGTGCTCAAGGTGGATTCTTTTCTGAATCACCAGATGGACCCTTTTCTGATGCGTGAGGTCGGCCGCGAATTTACCCGCCGCTTTGCCGGAGAAGAAGTGACCAAGGTGCTGACTATTGAATCCTCAGGGATTGCACCCGGGATTATGACGGCGCTGGAGCTCGAGGTTCCGCTGATTTTTGCCCGCAAGCAGAAGTCGCTGACTCTGACGGAGGATATTTACGTGGAGACCGTCTATTCTTTTACGAAAAAAGAAAGCAATGATATTACCGTTTCCAAAAAGTTTATCGCCCCCGGCGAACGTGTGCTGATTGTCGATGACTTCCTTGCAAACGGGGAAGCAGCCTTCGGGCTGGCCCGGATTGTTGAGCAGGCAGGCGGCACCGTCATCGGCATTGGCATCGTGATCGAAAAAGCCTTCCAGCCAGGTAACCGGCTGCTGAAGGAAGCGGGCTACCGTGTAGAGTCGCTGGTGCGCATCGCTTCGCTGGAGGATGGGCGTATTTCGTTTGTGGAGGAAGAGGGAGATCAAGCGGGCTGAGTACTTATACGGCCCGGGAAGCCCTCTAATCTAAAAAGTGTACACATATTAGTTAAAAGCCCAAGGAGGGAACACCAGCCGTTGCTGGTGTTCCCTCCTTGGGCTTATTTATTTATTTATCTGGTGCGGCTGCGGATGCGGGCGTATGACACTGCTCCATTAAGGACCTGCACAAATTTGTATCGCCTTTGCGGCTGTCTTGGAACGGCATGAATGTCTATTGCACTTTATGCAGCAGAATACGCCATGTCCGGGCTGGAAATTGAAATCTATTGCATTTCATGCATTAGAATCAGGAGAATCGCAGTCAAAAGTAGATGTTATGGCAAATCTACTGTACAACCTGCAATAGAATGTCCTTTAAGCTGCTGTATTGCTGCTTGTGATTGTACTAAGTGCAGCAGATTCCAATGGAGAATGTCTTCCTCCATGAGGTGGCCATAGATGGAATCAGCCGCTCGCCTGGCAGGAGCCGGCTTCAGCGGCTCCGTCCTGCGCCGCGGCGGCCAGCGGCGTCAGCACGCGCAGCGCGCCCGGCTCGCAGCGCACCGCCAGCGGCGCCGTGCCCAGCGGCTCGCCGTCGCCGATGGCGTGGCGGGGCTGCGCGAAGTGGACGGCTACGCTGCGTCCGCGCAGCATGGACACGAAGGGCAGCGCCACATGCGTGCCCTTCAGCAGTGTCGGGAACAGCCGCAGCACCTGCCCGCGGCTGCACCCGTGGACGACGCAGACGTCGAGCAGGCCGTCACCGGCCTCCGCCTGCGGGCAGATCAGCAGCCCGCCGCCGTAGCTTGGCAGGTTGCAGACCGAGACGAGCCAGGCTTGCTCGAAGGCCTGCTCTTTGCCGTCCAGGGTCACGCTGACGCGGCAGGGCTTGAAGGTCAGCAGCGTATGCAGGATGCCGATGATATAGGCCAGCTGCCCTGCGCCGATGGCATTGCACAGCCGCTTGTAGCGGCTGTTGTTCACGTTCACGGCCACCTGGGCATCGAAGCCGCTGGCGACAGCAGTCAGGGTCAGCCCGCCGCTGCCGCTGAGCAGATCCGCTTCCAGGCAGCGGTCCTGCAGCGCGGCGTCCAGCGCGGCTTCGGCCGTCAGCGGAAGGCCGAAGCCGCGGGCCGTGTCGTTGCCCGAGCCGGCGGGGATGACCGCCAGCGGGACGCCTCTGCGCCGCAGCGCACCGAGTACGCTGTGGATCGTACCGTCGCCGCCGATAACGATCGCGGCGCGCCAGTCCTCGCGGCGGGCCAGGGCATGAAGCACCTGCGCCTCAGCCTGTTCGGGGCTCCGGGTGAAGAGAGCCTCATGAGCGATACCGCGCGACTTCAGCAGGCCCTCCACCGTCTCCCAGGTCCGCTGTCCCGCACCGCCGCCGGAAGCGGGATTTATGATCAATAAATACATGGATGTTCCTCCAGCCTGTAGATTCCTGTATGTCCTGATTCCATTGTACGGAGTAGACAGGCAAAAGGGAATCTCAAAAACCTGGATCTCCGCAGGTGTGCGCAATCACAGGTGGCGGAGCTGGCTTTCTGCCAGATCTCCCGCCCAGGGAAGCTTATACCATCTTCCGCCCAGGGTGTGATAAATCATGAGCAGCCAGATGGCGAAGCTGCATAACGAGAGAATGGCTCCGATCAGCGCACCGAGCAGGGGGATGAATCCGCTCATCACATGAACGATCATCAGCAGGCCGAACGTTATCAGCGACTGCAGCGCATGAAAGAGCACGAAGCGGCTGCGTTTCTCCAGAGCAAGAAACACAATTCCGCCGATAAAAGGAAAGAAGTAGCATACGCAGGCGGCAATATTCTCG of the Paenibacillus pedocola genome contains:
- a CDS encoding zinc ribbon domain-containing protein; translation: MNILQRIKDGASRVSEKAQSSVEIGKLNGHISDIEREMELEFMKMGKLFYDGYRARDLSVAEGKMVELSKLCLKHQEQIDELRFKIAELKNERLCVCGNVVALDANFCPKCGHRLEAPAPKKEAPAVTIRTIHDDEEDQYYGEDELTEEEKELALRTEQRTEHRAVYTEVLHDDEELEAGGYAGQTHDSERGRREADELERERERQLELDRRIRDWKAGEHSEEAAAVSEGTVRDIVKCQICRADLPKGSMWCPRCGSEQI
- a CDS encoding xanthine phosphoribosyltransferase — protein: MELLRQKVINEGIVLGQGVLKVDSFLNHQMDPFLMREVGREFTRRFAGEEVTKVLTIESSGIAPGIMTALELEVPLIFARKQKSLTLTEDIYVETVYSFTKKESNDITVSKKFIAPGERVLIVDDFLANGEAAFGLARIVEQAGGTVIGIGIVIEKAFQPGNRLLKEAGYRVESLVRIASLEDGRISFVEEEGDQAG
- a CDS encoding TrmB family transcriptional regulator; translated protein: MEQLLLHLRNLGFTEMESKIMVELATKGEASGYEVAKQLGVSRSNVYAALQRLTQQGYVRCGEGEPARYSVLDPEELATMISGRVQASLAYMESEMPRGGPVSPSFYNIEGDRNMLGALIRQLNLAEKEIVVDVWREEASLLRNELEQAELRGVKLLWAFDGGNAAPAPYPVWPPLGGKPRRGGGRKFSFVIDRSWCMLGMRYEDGTAQAVVTEHEVLIELLLNHFSQEMVLFELEEDMGPELTKRYGERYSRIYSKYVMHDKDTDEPGKDQAE
- a CDS encoding DUF4870 domain-containing protein, which gives rise to MSPFKSSTGLPENIAACVCYFFPFIGGIVFLALEKRSRFVLFHALQSLITFGLLMIVHVMSGFIPLLGALIGAILSLCSFAIWLLMIYHTLGGRWYKLPWAGDLAESQLRHL
- a CDS encoding diacylglycerol/lipid kinase family protein; protein product: MYLLIINPASGGGAGQRTWETVEGLLKSRGIAHEALFTRSPEQAEAQVLHALARREDWRAAIVIGGDGTIHSVLGALRRRGVPLAVIPAGSGNDTARGFGLPLTAEAALDAALQDRCLEADLLSGSGGLTLTAVASGFDAQVAVNVNNSRYKRLCNAIGAGQLAYIIGILHTLLTFKPCRVSVTLDGKEQAFEQAWLVSVCNLPSYGGGLLICPQAEAGDGLLDVCVVHGCSRGQVLRLFPTLLKGTHVALPFVSMLRGRSVAVHFAQPRHAIGDGEPLGTAPLAVRCEPGALRVLTPLAAAAQDGAAEAGSCQASG